The window GCGCGAAGGCGCGCAGCATCTCGCGCGTCGTCGGGATGCCGCGAAGGCGCGCGGCGCGCAGACTGCGCCCCATCGCGGCGAGGTACAAACCGAAGTACGTGCCGCGGAGCGCCGCGGACACGCCGCCGATTGCGGCCAGCGCGAGCAGCACCTCGCCCGGGACCGCGACCGGCGGGATCCGGAACGCGGGCAGCCACAGCGCGGACCCGAACGGCACCGTGCCGCTGGTGGACGCGATGCCCGGCCGCGCCCACGGCCCGAGCACGACGTAGACCGTGAGGCTACCGGCGATGAAGTTCAGGCCGAGGCCGCCGAAGATTTCGCTCACGCCGCCGTAGGCTCGGAGCCAGCCTGCGAGCAGCGCCCACAGCGCCCCGCCCGCGGCGCCGGCCACCCCCGCCACGACGAGCGCGGCCCTGTCGGACGCGGCATGTTCGAGGGCGCGCAGGGCGCCGGTTGCGGACACGGCGCCGAAGATGATCTGTCCCTCGATCCCGATGTTCCAGAGGCCGGCGGCGAAGGTGACCAGAAGGCCGGCCGCGGCGAGCAGCACCGGAGCCCACGCGGCCAGCACGAACGTC of the bacterium genome contains:
- a CDS encoding ABC transporter permease, giving the protein MTASPAEAYGLIVAGALGSPEHVTFVLAAWAPVLLAAAGLLVTFAAGLWNIGIEGQIIFGAVSATGALRALEHAASDRAALVVAGVAGAAGGALWALLAGWLRAYGGVSEIFGGLGLNFIAGSLTVYVVLGPWARPGIASTSGTVPFGSALWLPAFRIPPVAVPGEVLLALAAIGGVSAALRGTYFGLYLAAMGRSLRAARLRGIPTTREMLRAFALCGALAGVGGFVLVTGAYSRHQLFPLISGGDGYLAILVVLLAGRNAVACALISAAFAAISMGSLQLPLTMQLDSSMGGVIQGLLVLSVLLLRGLQSRFIPGRGEL